CTCAGCTGAGGCCCAGTCATTAACTTCTTTCCACAGCAATACTTTGGTTTTGGCGGGTTTTACTGCTTTCGCTTCCACTTTTGTGATCCTGTTATCTTCATGAACTCCTCTTATCGCCACCGCTTTATCTAAAATACCTGGATAAAGATCAAGGTAAAAAGACAGACGGAACAAAAATTCCGAATCCTGGTGAAGTCTTAAAGTGGTTTTGAACAGCGGATTCATTTTTTTCATTAACGACTCTTTTCGGATAGTCAATGTATCAATACTGAATAAACCAAAACTCCCACGCATATGAAGCTGGCCCGGGAAAACATCTTTCGGATTGTGCTTTTCATAAACAGTTGTTAATTTATCCTTATACAGATTGTAATACTGTTCTTTTGCTTTTTCAGAATAATACTGTACACCAAGAGCGCCGTAAACTCCTTCTACTTCGGAATTTTTAAAAAGTTCTTTTTCAGCTTCGAATCGGTTAGAAAGATAATAATCATCGGCATCCAAAAATGCAATAAAGTCTCCGGTGGACTTCTCTATACCCAGATTTCTGCTGGGGCCGGCTCCGTGGTTACCCTTATCCGGATGCTGGAATAATTTTACTTTCTCATATTTATCGGCAAGCTGTATACATATCGGAAGCACATTGTCGGGAGATTTATCCTCAACAAGAATAATCTCATGTACTTCATCAAGCGGAAGTACAGATTCTACGGCTTGGGTTATAAACCTTTCCGCATTGTAAACAGGGATAATGACCGAGATTTTCATTTTGTGTTAGTTTTCCAACAGCAAATATAATAAAGTAGAGAAGATTATATAGGGTCTTTATTTTATATTTTGCTATAGAATACTATTTAACCTGAATTAGGGTTAAGGAGTTTAAATATAAAAGGTTGGAAGATGGAAGAAGGAGGCTGGAAATTACTTTTAGCTATAGATACTGAAAGCCTCTATAAAATCAGATTAGCTAAAAAAGATGACAATTCATTATTGATGACCTTCAGAACCTCCCTCTTTCGTCTCCCAGCTTCCAAGCTCTATAAATCAAAAATTCTTATCCCGAACCCTGAGGTTATTTATATTATGAAAATAGAGAATGTTTGAAGTTGATGTTGTATAATCCGGATTGTATACTCCTGAAATCTGTAAACAGGTATTTTATAACCATTCCCCACTTGTGCGTTCTGGGAGCGTTGGCAATTTTAAAACTCCGCTGCATTCTTTTAATGTGAAGTTTTACATGGTCAGGAATGGTATCTTCACTTTGAGACCACCGGCTCACCTCATTCCAAAGAAGTGCTCTTGAAATGGCCGGATCTATTATGCCAGTATCCACTTTAGTGATTCTGTTATCTTCATGTACTCCTCTCATGGCAACAGCCTTATCCAGAATACCGGGATAAAGGTCAAGATAGTAGGATAATCTAAAGAGGAATTCAGTATCTTCGTGAAGCCTTAGGACTGGTTTAAAGAGCGTATCCATTTTTTTCATTAAAGAGTCCCGCCGAATGGTAAGAGTATCTATGCTGAAAAGCCCAAAACTGCCCAGCATATGGATCTGGCCCAGAAAAACTTCATCAGGACTGTGTTTTTTATAAACTGTAGTCAGTCTGTCTCTGAATAGCTGATAATATTGTTCTTTTGCCTTTTCTGAGTAGTAATGTACACCAAGAGCTCCATAAACCCCTTCTACTTTAGGATCTGTGAAAAGTTCTTTTTCTGCATCAAATCTGTTGGGAAGGTAGTAATCATCAGCGTCCAGAAAAGCAATGAAATCCCCTGTTGCTTTTGTCATTCCTAGGTTTCTGCTGGGGCCGGCACCATGATTTTTCTGATCAGGATGTTGGTAAAGCTTTACTCTGTTATATTTTTTTTCAAGTTCGCGGCATATTTCCAGTGCATTATCCGGAGATTGGTCTTCAACCAGAATGATTTCATATACTTCCTCGAACTGCAGAGCCGATTCAACGGCATAAGCCACAAATTTTTCTGCATTATAAACGGGAATGATTACTGAGATCTTCATTTACTCTTGTGGAAATTTGAATGATTTGTGTTTATTTTTCTTATTGGCGGGTATTAGATTCTTTGATGAATAAAAGAGATGTTTTTACAAAATAATATAAATAATACCGCAACTGCAACCAGAATAAGTATTTTTAACATATGATGCTGGTAATTCTTTTTTTTTCTTCCTTAAAAATAATTAAAAATATTCTTAAAATTCTCTATTTAATGAAATATTATTTTAACTTTTATGAAATGCTTTAGAATGAAGTCATCTTGATCTTGACTGCTATAGTAGCTTAATACTGTTTTTTACCAATTATTCAAAATTAGATTATTTATTTTAGAGATAAAATAATGGATATCCATCATTTTACAGAGTGAGAAATAGTGATGCATCTTTAATAAACATGAGGTTTATAACCATTATCTTCATTGAAAACTGCTGGGAGCCATAGATCAATGGGTATATGTAAATCTGTATTTCGTTTTCAATATTCTTGGATCTTTAAGAATGGCCATAAAAACACCGGAAATCTTAGATAGTCCTTTTTTTTCTGATAACTCAAACGCTTTTTTCTGG
This region of Chryseobacterium vaccae genomic DNA includes:
- a CDS encoding glycosyltransferase family 2 protein, with protein sequence MKISVIIPVYNAEKFVAYAVESALQFEEVYEIILVEDQSPDNALEICRELEKKYNRVKLYQHPDQKNHGAGPSRNLGMTKATGDFIAFLDADDYYLPNRFDAEKELFTDPKVEGVYGALGVHYYSEKAKEQYYQLFRDRLTTVYKKHSPDEVFLGQIHMLGSFGLFSIDTLTIRRDSLMKKMDTLFKPVLRLHEDTEFLFRLSYYLDLYPGILDKAVAMRGVHEDNRITKVDTGIIDPAISRALLWNEVSRWSQSEDTIPDHVKLHIKRMQRSFKIANAPRTHKWGMVIKYLFTDFRSIQSGLYNINFKHSLFS
- a CDS encoding glycosyltransferase family 2 protein is translated as MKISVIIPVYNAERFITQAVESVLPLDEVHEIILVEDKSPDNVLPICIQLADKYEKVKLFQHPDKGNHGAGPSRNLGIEKSTGDFIAFLDADDYYLSNRFEAEKELFKNSEVEGVYGALGVQYYSEKAKEQYYNLYKDKLTTVYEKHNPKDVFPGQLHMRGSFGLFSIDTLTIRKESLMKKMNPLFKTTLRLHQDSEFLFRLSFYLDLYPGILDKAVAIRGVHEDNRITKVEAKAVKPAKTKVLLWKEVNDWASAEDNIPAPVKLHIRRMHRSFQIADAPVFKKWGMILQYLITDYPSIRSGLYNINFRKYLL